In Lentibacillus amyloliquefaciens, one DNA window encodes the following:
- a CDS encoding PRD domain-containing protein has translation MELQELENRLNILLEQEVIDEHAYAVTIDAYKEVINLLNIERLEQGEMLFTHLPMALTRIGNGEEVEGPDSGMMQEVKNSSNYPKAKSLLGFVERNWVKSLPQEEKDFLKLHFTNVLNINEGVK, from the coding sequence GTGGAACTGCAGGAACTTGAGAATAGACTTAATATATTACTGGAACAAGAGGTTATTGATGAGCATGCATATGCTGTAACCATAGATGCATATAAAGAAGTTATCAATCTATTGAATATTGAAAGATTAGAGCAGGGTGAAATGCTATTCACTCATCTACCAATGGCTCTAACCAGAATAGGAAATGGTGAGGAAGTTGAAGGACCAGATTCTGGAATGATGCAGGAGGTGAAAAATTCCTCTAACTACCCAAAGGCAAAGAGTCTACTGGGTTTTGTTGAACGTAATTGGGTAAAATCGTTGCCTCAGGAAGAGAAAGATTTTTTAAAATTGCACTTTACGAATGTGCTTAACATTAATGAAGGAGTGAAGTAA
- a CDS encoding DUF2620 domain-containing protein yields MKIVIGGQVEKKEIEGMVKEFDDTIETVIKSDMDGAMLIKSGQADYYLGACHTGGGGALAMTIAIAGREVCETVSMPGRKPNEEQIIQAVKDGKKAYGFTGDHAETAVPLILKAIRDKG; encoded by the coding sequence ATGAAAATTGTAATAGGCGGACAAGTTGAAAAAAAAGAGATTGAAGGGATGGTTAAAGAATTTGATGATACGATTGAAACGGTCATTAAATCAGATATGGATGGTGCAATGCTTATAAAGTCGGGCCAAGCTGATTATTATTTAGGTGCTTGTCACACTGGCGGCGGTGGCGCATTGGCAATGACAATTGCGATTGCAGGAAGAGAGGTTTGTGAAACTGTTTCGATGCCGGGTAGAAAACCGAACGAAGAGCAGATTATTCAAGCAGTGAAGGACGGGAAGAAAGCTTATGGTTTTACGGGGGATCATGCGGAGACAGCTGTTCCTTTAATACTGAAGGCTATTAGAGATAAGGGATAA
- a CDS encoding YhfT family protein: protein MGMFFVILIGAIAAVLANRNIAVFNDGLRPIVSEHIEGKLSRRELGLTAFAMSFGLVIGFGIPFTLSASIILIHSILLGTDIIGIVAPKNKWGTPVAALIGGIYGWGLMAGLEGFVKLFDYLPVNFLEPMGQVGDPVVVTFMAFPALAVAMQFSVKKGIITFAAAALMRQLAVFVNEGEYISIGGNAVAINQEGMALIVGMIFLFAFAMKQKPDGDASIDLASVFSEKVKEIKKNVAYFMVIGALIAGATNMLLMAGDPISLNLLADGNQTDAGIAAAARAIGFIPLVASTAIATGVYSPVGFTLIFVIGLFSPNVWLAVVLGALMIFLEVMLLNYIAKFLDKYPGVRDSGENIRSAMTKLLEVALLIGGANASNAIAPGFGFFFIAGFYLLNEAAGRPIVRMAVGPVGAIAVGIIANILVGLGIMSIPQ from the coding sequence ATGGGAATGTTTTTCGTCATTCTAATTGGTGCGATAGCTGCAGTACTGGCTAATCGAAATATTGCGGTTTTTAATGATGGACTGCGACCAATTGTATCGGAACACATTGAAGGCAAATTAAGCCGCAGAGAACTGGGGCTCACAGCATTTGCGATGAGTTTTGGACTTGTAATCGGATTTGGTATTCCGTTCACATTATCCGCAAGTATTATCTTAATACACAGCATACTTCTTGGGACGGATATTATCGGTATTGTAGCCCCTAAAAACAAATGGGGAACACCGGTTGCTGCATTAATCGGAGGTATCTATGGTTGGGGACTCATGGCAGGTTTAGAAGGTTTTGTGAAATTATTTGACTATTTACCTGTGAATTTTCTGGAACCGATGGGCCAGGTAGGAGATCCGGTAGTCGTAACATTTATGGCGTTTCCGGCCTTAGCTGTTGCTATGCAGTTCAGTGTTAAAAAAGGTATTATAACATTTGCTGCGGCTGCACTTATGAGACAGCTTGCCGTATTTGTCAATGAAGGTGAATATATTTCAATAGGCGGTAATGCCGTAGCCATCAATCAGGAGGGGATGGCACTCATTGTCGGCATGATTTTCCTATTCGCATTTGCGATGAAACAAAAACCGGATGGTGACGCATCAATAGATTTGGCATCTGTATTTAGTGAAAAGGTAAAAGAAATCAAGAAAAACGTGGCGTATTTTATGGTGATAGGTGCCCTTATTGCTGGTGCCACGAATATGCTTTTGATGGCTGGTGATCCCATTTCATTAAACTTGCTTGCAGATGGGAACCAGACTGATGCCGGGATTGCAGCTGCTGCAAGAGCTATTGGTTTCATTCCGTTGGTTGCCAGTACAGCTATTGCCACTGGGGTATATAGTCCGGTCGGATTCACTTTGATATTCGTAATAGGACTATTCTCACCTAATGTATGGCTTGCCGTAGTTTTAGGGGCTTTGATGATCTTTCTTGAAGTTATGTTACTTAACTATATTGCGAAATTTCTTGATAAGTATCCGGGGGTCAGAGATTCTGGTGAAAACATCCGGAGTGCGATGACGAAACTGCTTGAAGTAGCATTGCTTATTGGTGGTGCAAACGCGTCTAACGCAATTGCTCCAGGGTTTGGCTTTTTCTTCATAGCAGGGTTTTACTTGCTTAACGAAGCAGCAGGGCGCCCGATTGTACGAATGGCAGTAGGACCTGTCGGAGCTATAGCAGTGGGTATTATTGCCAATATATTGGTAGGACTCGGAATTATGTCTATCCCGCAATAA
- a CDS encoding phosphotriesterase family protein has translation MIQTVNGKIDKNNFGICAAHEHLSIDLSRVKSDPDTILDDVPGMEEELNHFYTAGGSSLVELTNDGMGRDVKRLKHLSEKSDIHIVTCTGFYKDPFIPQFAQGWDQDQFAHHFINEINDGIEGTSIYPGVIGEVGTSNNEIKPIEKELLLGSGKAGVETGLTVSTHTTLGTMGSKQVNMLVGLGLPANQIVVGHQDLNPNKEEVLDVLKSGVYIGFDTIGKNNYRPDKDRLSFLLDFIEKGFHKQILLSADLTRKSHWKKHGGPGYDLVLNDFIPALRKHGVSDDIISDLLINNPAKAYSIKE, from the coding sequence ATGATACAAACTGTTAATGGAAAAATAGATAAAAATAACTTTGGTATTTGTGCTGCGCATGAGCATTTATCGATTGATTTATCCAGGGTGAAAAGTGATCCTGATACGATACTTGATGATGTACCAGGAATGGAGGAAGAACTGAATCACTTCTATACTGCTGGGGGGAGTTCTCTCGTTGAATTAACCAATGATGGAATGGGAAGAGATGTGAAACGACTGAAGCACTTAAGTGAAAAATCAGATATTCATATTGTAACTTGCACCGGGTTCTATAAAGATCCTTTTATTCCTCAGTTTGCGCAAGGATGGGACCAGGATCAGTTTGCTCATCATTTTATAAACGAAATAAACGATGGTATTGAAGGAACTAGTATTTACCCAGGAGTGATTGGAGAAGTTGGAACAAGTAACAACGAAATAAAGCCAATTGAAAAGGAGCTGCTGTTAGGTTCGGGTAAAGCGGGTGTGGAGACTGGTTTAACAGTCTCTACCCACACAACGCTTGGCACAATGGGTAGTAAGCAAGTCAACATGCTTGTTGGACTTGGCCTGCCTGCCAATCAGATTGTGGTAGGACATCAGGATCTTAATCCAAATAAAGAAGAAGTCCTGGATGTACTTAAATCAGGTGTATATATTGGCTTTGATACAATTGGAAAAAATAACTACCGTCCGGATAAGGACCGGTTATCGTTTCTGTTGGATTTTATCGAGAAGGGCTTTCATAAACAAATACTGCTTTCTGCGGATCTGACGAGAAAATCTCATTGGAAAAAACATGGTGGTCCGGGGTACGATTTAGTGCTGAATGACTTTATACCGGCATTACGAAAACATGGTGTTTCAGATGACATCATATCGGATTTACTGATAAATAATCCGGCAAAGGCTTATTCAATAAAGGAGTAA